ATCGACCATCGCCTCATCCGCTTGGTTGGCATTGTCAGCAACAACAGTTGAAGGAATTGGTGTAACAGGCGCTTTTGCTTCGATGGGGTTTGCCGGAGCCTTCTTAGCTTTATTAGGTACAGACTGATATTCGTCGtcgctttcttcttctggtaCTTCAATAGCCTGTAACTTTGTTGGCGGCTCCTCCATATCAGCATCCATGGTTCCAGCTTTCCACATGTTCGCGTTCGATTTCGAGGCCGGTTGCATGACCTCCATAAATTCCTGTAGCTTGGGATCTGCAATATCGACATCGCTTCGTTTTCGCTTCGTGCCGGTATTCAGACTCTCAGAGACCTTTGCATCCGCCTCTTGCTTCAGTTGCCTCAACTTGTTGTTTTCCCGTTCTTGTTCACGTTGTGCTTTTCTCGATATAGGTAAAGATGCATCCGATATCTTTCATGATCTCAGTATAAGTTTTCTCATAACCTGATATCTTTTCCAAGATCACTTACAGGTCTAGCAATTTCCACGCCTATTTTTGACATTCGTACAAACGATTTGTTGAAGTATTTGACTGCTTTTGCAGCCTCTTCCGGTGTTTTGTATCCAATGTAACCAATTCTTCGGTGCGAGATCAACTTTGCATCTGTAATTTCTTGCTTCGCACCAAAATGCGTTTTGAACTCATCCTCAGTGATATTTGGAGGAAGTCCCTTGATGAATATACGAGAAGAAGCCATGTTGAATTGTGGATATTGTGAGTAGTTGTGTTCGTCGTAATGTATCAGCGCATTGATGTATGTTGATGTGATGGAGTATAACAGCGCAGAGTTACGTCCTCTTGGGTAAGAAATGAGACTGttcaattatcaaaatattttttttcttaggAAGGATATCCGCAGCGGAGCTTACTCTAGCATATTTTTCCTTAGCCTTGAGCTTAATTGTGAGGCACCGCAGAGCGATCCGTGCTCAGACTTTGATGCAAGAAAATCCGCAGCGGAAATCTAGACATACCACCAGTACATACCACCAGTATATACGGAAGGGACGAAGTAGGTATTAGTAAAATGTGGATGTAGCCATCATCATTATAGTAGGACCTAATAGATTGAATTATACGACGCTTGTTCCTATACATCAACATTAATCATCCGCCTTTACCATCTGATCTTATGCCCTCACTATTTACCAGATCTTGTCAACAGCTTATTGGTACCTGGTCTTTGGATCGCTGCATTACCTACTCACTTGCATTGCAAAACTTCGGCTAAATTATCAgcctttctctcttcctcctttctcCACAACTTCTGTTTGTATTCTAGAAGAGACAATTCTGTATCTCGATAACTCTACAAACATTGCAATTACACATTCGGAAACCCAGATCAACACGCATTACGTCTATATAAGCAAAATGGCAACCCCTCAACAACCAGCTGAAGAGCACCTGGCAGGTATGTATAAGTCCCGACTTTTCAAACCCCCTGTTCAGCCGCTCAGGGCCTTTTGGTAGTATACTAGCTAACTATGATGTATTGCAGCTCAGATTAAGTCGGTCGACATGGTGCGCTCATTCTACTCTCTGCGGTGATCCGCGACGGCAActaaatatttaatagagCGACGACATGTCAGACGAGGCTGTTGAAGTTTGTATGTCTTGTCCTATCGATGCGACGCCAGTGGACCACAACGGGGGCGGTATGAATACATCCATAAGATGCTAATGGAACATACAGGTCGACAAGCTATGGCTAAACATTCGGTTGAGAAAGTAGGATACTTTTGGTCCGGCCCCCTTTTCGTGTGCTAATATGATCTACCATAGGATATCGCacaatatatcaagaaagcTGTACGTATTTACAGTTCATGCCACTACAGTGAACACTGGATGAGGTACTAAATTGCCATATTAGTTTGATGAGAAGCGAGGTCCAACATGGCATTGTATCGTTGGTCGAAATTTTGGATCATTTGTCACGCATGGTATTTTGCCCTTGAGCCTCAATATAGTTGTTTCTCCCATCTGACTTTCTTCGCAGAAACAAAACACTTCATCTACTTCTATCTCGGCCACTGTGCGATTCTCCTCTTCAAGACCCAATGAACGTTTCGTTTTCGCCCACAAACGGCACGAACAACTCTTACTTTTTTGAGAAAGGTTTCAATGTAACAATGCAGAGGATTTAAAAGAGGACAAACAATAATGAGATGAAGCGGTGTTTAGGAAAGGACGTCACAAATTGGCCTGGCGTTTGTTTTTTCAATTGTCGGACATGTTATGGTATCTGGAGAAGTTGAATCAGAAATTTCTTACAAATTGTGTATGCAATCTGCGGTGTGTGGCTCTCGTTGATCGCCCAATAATCAGCCGTGAAGTTCATGCCTGCCAACCGTCAAAACGGTTACATTTCGAACTTCGATGTCTTCTAAGTAGAGTGTATTATCGGTAGGGACATGAAATTTCGTCAAGTGTCATTTGTGTTCTGATGATAGAATGTCTCTCGGGACACTTTAAGCAACCGCACCCAACTTTCACTCGAACGCTACAACTCAGATCAATCGACTCAGGCTTTCCTATCATACCCAATTGTCTGTTCCTCTACAAACTCAC
The Botrytis cinerea B05.10 chromosome 5, complete sequence DNA segment above includes these coding regions:
- the Bcdyn2 gene encoding Bcdyn2; translated protein: MATPQQPAEEHLAAQIKSVDMSDDMSDEAVEVCRQAMAKHSVEKDIAQYIKKAFDEKRGPTWHCIVGRNFGSFVTHETKHFIYFYLGHCAILLFKTQ